Proteins from one Mucilaginibacter jinjuensis genomic window:
- a CDS encoding RNA polymerase sigma factor gives MINQSDQALLEAMALGDEDAFHVLFNRYWKKLFSFVYRLTQDESQTKDILQDVFLYIWKNREVLYAQESFMPYLNTVARSNVMMGFRKDKIRLVGADVLLENIQRSAQPDDQILLKEVKHTVDEELSKMPSNMRKCFQLSRFEDKSIREIAVELGLSEQTVKNNISEALKRLRICMEQGSLIYFSFLVFQVVEGLM, from the coding sequence ATGATAAACCAATCAGATCAGGCATTATTAGAGGCTATGGCCCTGGGCGATGAAGACGCGTTTCACGTACTTTTTAACAGGTACTGGAAGAAGCTTTTTTCGTTTGTTTACCGTTTAACCCAGGACGAAAGCCAGACCAAAGATATTTTACAGGACGTTTTTTTATACATCTGGAAAAACAGGGAAGTTCTTTATGCCCAGGAATCTTTTATGCCCTATTTAAATACGGTAGCCCGGAGTAATGTAATGATGGGGTTCCGGAAGGATAAAATAAGATTAGTCGGCGCTGATGTTTTATTGGAGAACATTCAGCGGTCGGCCCAGCCGGATGATCAGATCTTATTAAAAGAAGTAAAGCATACTGTTGACGAGGAGTTATCTAAAATGCCTTCCAATATGCGTAAGTGCTTTCAATTGAGCCGGTTTGAGGATAAATCGATCAGAGAAATTGCTGTCGAACTTGGCTTGTCAGAACAAACCGTTAAAAATAATATTTCAGAAGCCCTAAAAAGGTTGCGTATTTGCATGGAGCAAGGCTCGCTCATTTACTTCTCATTCCTGGTATTTCAGGTGGTAGAAGGTTTAATGTAA